The sequence GGGTTGATCAGGATGACCCGGCGTCCGTCCTTGATCCCGCGGTAGCGGTCATCAAGCCCGTAGAACGTGGTGTTGTACTGGTCGTGGGAACGCATGGTCTGCAGGATCAGGTGGCCCTCGGGAGCCTCCAGCGCCTCGAACTCGGAGACAGTGAAGCGGCCCTTGCCGATATCGGTGGCAAATGAGCGGGTATCGCGCGGCGGGTTGGGCAGCACGAAGCCGTTCTTGTCGCGCACCCTCTTATTGAAGTTCTCGAAGCCGGGCAGTACGCGCTCGATGTGGTCGCGGATCACGTCGTAGTCCTCGGCCATCGCCCGCCAATCCACCGGATGCCCATCGCCCAGGATCGCCTGGGCCATGCGTGCGACGATGACCGGCTCGGCCAGAAGGTGCTCGGAGACCGGGGTGAGCCGGCCGCGGGTGGACTTGATGACCGACATCGAGTCCTCCACCGAGAGGAACTGGGCACCGCCAGGATGCTTGTCATCCTTGTCGGTACGGCCCAGGGTCGGCAGGATCAGCGAGGTCTTGCCGTGCACCACATGCGAGCGGTTGGGCTTGGTGGAGATGTGCACGGTCAGCTTGGCGCGCTGCATCCCCGCCTCCAGCGCTTCGGTGTCCGAGTTGGCCAGCGCGAAGTTTCCGCCCATGGAGACGAAGACATCCACTTCATCCTTTTCGAAGGCGTGCAGCGCTTCGGTGGAGTCGTAGCCGTGGGCGCGCGGGGAGTCGATGCCGAATTCGGCATCCAGCGCCGAAAGCAGCTTCTCGGTGGGCTTCTCCCAAATGCCCATGGTGCGGTCGCCCTGCACATTGGAGTGCCCGCGCACCGGGCAGGCACCGGCGCCTGGCTTGCCGAAGTTGCCCTGCAGCAAGAGCAGGTTGATGATTTCCTTGAGCGTTGGCACCGAGTGCGGCTGCTGGGTCAGTCCCAGCGCCCAGCAGATGATGGTGGCCTTGGACTTGGCCAGCAGCATCGCGATCTCGGTGATCTGGGTGCGGGTCAGCCCGGTGGCTTCTTCGGTTGCTTCCCAGTCCAAGGTGGCACGGGCGTCCTTGTAGGCATCGAAGCCGTCGGTGACCTGGGCGATGAATTCATGATCCACCACGGTTCCCGGATGCTTCTTCTCTTCCTCGAGCAGCAGGTGCCCGAAGGCCTGGAACAGGGCCAGGTCTCCGCCGACCTTGATCTGCAGGAAGTCGCTGGCTACTGGTTCTGCCTTGCCGAGCATGCCGCCCACGGTCTGCGGGTCCTTGAAGCCGAAGAAACCGGCCTCGGGCAGCGGGTTCACCGCGACCACACGGGCGCCGCGCTTGCGCGCATCGGCCAATGCCGAGAGCATGCGCGGGTGGTTGGTGCCCGGGTTCTGCCCGATGACGAAGATCAAATCAGTGTGCTCGAAGTCTTCCAGCGAGACGGTGCCCTTGCCGATGCCGATGGTCGGGTTCAGTGCCGTGCCCGAGGATTCGTGGCACATGTTCGAGCAGTCCGGCAGGTTGTTGGTGCCCAGGGACCGGGCCAGCAGCTGGTACATGAACGCGGTCTCATTGGCGGTGCGCCCGGAGGTGTAGAAGACGCATTTATCCGGGGTGGTGGCGTTGACGTGCTCGCCGATGGTGGAGAAAGCCTGCGCCCAGCTGATCGGGGTGTAGTGGTTTTCGCCTTCACGGATGATCATCGGCGAGGTGATCCGGCCTTGGGATCCCAGCCAGTATTCGGTCTTGTCCTGCAGGTCCGCGATGGAGTGCTGCGCAAACCATTCCGGGGTCACGGTGCGTGCGCTGGCTTCCTCAGCGATGGCCTTGGCACCGTTCTCGCAGAATTCGGCAGGCTTGCGCCGCTCGGTAATGGATTCGGGCCACGCGCAGCCCGGGCAGTCGAAGCCGTCATGCTGGTTGACGCGAAGCATTGAGCGCAGGGTGCGCGAGGGTCCAGCCTGGCTGAAGCCGCGCTCCATCGAAACCATGACGGCTTTCAGGCCCGCAGCGGCATGGGCTGGCTCGCTGACTTTCAGATCATCTTCGTTGATGTCTTTCTTAGGTGCCGAACGATGCATGAGACCCTCCTCTGGGTTGCGCGGCTGGTACTGATATCCAGCTCACATATTACTAGGCTACGCCTTGATCACGCGATGTGCATGCGTATAAATATTCACGCTGTGGTTGCGAGAAAATGCTGCCAGTGTCAGGCCCGCTTCCTCGGCCAAATCCACGGCCAGCGAAGAGGGCGCGCTGACCGCGGTCAGCAGCCCGATTCCGGCCATGGCCGCCTTCTGCACCAGCTCGAAGGAGGCCCGCCCGGAAACCTGGAGCACGGCATCATGCAGTGGCAGCATCCCGGCGCGCAAGGCCGCGCCGATCACCTTGTCGACCGCATTATGACGCCCCACGTCCTCGCGCAGGATCAGCAATTCGCCGGTGGCGGAAAACAGCCCCGCCGCATGCACTCCCCCGGTGGAGGAGAACAGCTGCTGCGATTCGCGCAGGGTATCGGGCAAATCCAGCAGGGTTCCCAGCTCGATGATGCCGGTGCCGGAATCCAGTTCGAATCCGGCCTTCTTGCGCACCTCGTCGATTGAATTGGTGCCGCAGATACCGCAGGCCGAGCTGGTCAGCACATTGCGCGCGGCGGCCAGATCCGGTGGCGTGGCTCCGGGCCCGAGCTGCACCTCGATGACGTTGAAAGTCTGGTTGCCCTCCTCGTCGGTGCCCGCGCAGTAGCGCATGGAGACCAGCTGGTCGGCCTGCCGGATCACTCCCTCGCCTACCAGGAATCCCGCCACCATGTCGAAGTCGTCGCCCGGGGTGCGCATCGAGGTGGTGTACGAGGTGTACCCGAAGCGGATCTCCAAGGGCTCCTCGCCGGCCAGCCTCTCCTCGCGCGGGCGCCAGCCGCCATCGCGCGTTGCCCGAATTACCCGGCGGCGGATGATCTTACGGCCCATGTACTACTCCTCGACAGCTACTCAACTCCCCTGAGTGTGGCACCGTTGCCGCCCCTCTGGCAACGCGGGCGGGGTAGTAACCGTAAACTATCCAGATGGACACCACTCTCGAGCGCTATCTGCGGCTCTACGATGAACAGTTGCGGACCGAGGCCGAGACTTCCAGCGCCCTATCCGTTGACAAGCTGGGTCCGCTGCGCTTGGGAACCTTTGCCAATGGGCGCGGCTTCATCACCTACCCGCGGTTCACCGGGCGCGAACCGCAGACGCTAGCCCAGCTGGCCGGTCCGGCGCTGGAGCATTTCGCGGCGCAACCGCAGATCTCCAAGGTGGAATTCAAAACCCGTGGACACGACTACGCACCCGGGCTGGCCGAGCGCCTGCACTCGCTGGGCTTCGTTGCCCAGGAGACCGAATCGATCATGATCGGGCCGCTGCAGGCGTTGTTCAGCGATGAAATCTCTCCTGCAGGTGTGGAATTGCGGCGTGCGAGCAGTGCGGATGAGATTGAAAAAATGTGCCGCGTGGTCGACCGGGCATTCGGCGAACCCTACGATCCGGCGACAACCCAAGCGCTGGTTTCGCGCATGGCGAGAAATGACGGCATGGAACTGTGGGTTGCGTGGGCCGATGGGCAGATGGCCGGCGCGGGCCGCCTGGAACCCGTCGCAGAAACCGAATTCGCAGGCCTCTGGGGAGGCGGGGTACTGCCCGAATACCGCGGCCGCGGCATCTACCGGGCTCTGGTCGATGCACGGGCACGCAGCGCGGCGGCCAGGGGCATCCGGTATGTGCACAGCGACAGCACCGAGTATTCCCGTCCGATCCTGGAGCGCCAAGGACTGGTAAAGGTTTCCTCCACCACCCCGTATCTGTGGAAGCGCACTGCAACCCGAACCGCGCTGTCGCCAGCTACTTCTGCGAAGGCTGGATAATGGCGAATTCGGCGCCCGTCAGGTCGCCGAGCACGGCCATGCGGCCAAAGTAGGAATCATGGGCTTCGTGGATGACCGTGCCCCCGAGCTTTTCGGCGAGCGCCACAGTTGCATCGGCGTCCTGAACCGCGAAGTAGGCGCGCCATCCGGACTTGGAATCCGGATAGCTGGAGATGTCGAAGATTCCAGCCACCGCCTCGGATCCCTGGCCGTAGGTATGGTAGCGGAATTCGTCGGTGTCCGAGACCGGGGACAGGCACCAGCCCAAGGCTATCCGGTAGAAGCGGGCCACAGCCTCGAAGTGCTTGGTATGCAGCTCGCTCCAGATGCGCGTGCCAGGTGCCAGGGTTGCGGCGGTGTCCGCTGATTGGAATGCCTGGAAGAGCCCGACTCCGGTACCCGCTGGATCCCCGATGATCGCCATGGTTCCCTGGCCGGGAATCTCGATGGGCTTGAGGTAGACCTTGCCGCCGTGCAGCTTGGTCGCGTAGGCGGCAGCGTGCACATCGGTCACATTCAGGTAGGTGGTCCAGGCGTCATCCACCTCGGAATCCGGGTCATTGGCGATGAAGTCCGTGACCATTGCCCCGTCAAGGTAGACCTCGGCGAATCCCTCGTCCTCGCTTGGCGCCTCTTGGCGTACTTCCCACCCGAAAAGCTTGGTGTAGAACCGGGCGGCACCCTGCACGTCGCTGGTGATCAAATCGACCCAGCACGGCTCGGCCCGTGGCTCCCTTGGTGCCGGCATCGCTCCCCATTCCACAGTTCATCCAGCTCGTTTGGGCTGAGTCTATGTCCTTTTTATTCAGATCAGCAACGGAAATTTTGCTGCTGACCAAGATATTACGAAACTCAATCCCTCGGAATGAACCGTAGTTCCATTATGCTTTAATGTGATATAGCACACAAATCCCCACTGGCCCATCCGAGGAGTTCCCCATGAGCGTTTCCACATCCAATCTCACTGTTTCAGTAGCGGCCATCCTTGCCGAAGGGGCTACCCGGTATGGAGACCTGAACGCCATCACCGTCGATGGCCGCAGCACCACCTATGAGCAGCTGTGGGCCCAAGCCCGGCAATACGCCGGAGCCCTGCAAGCCCGAGGCATCGAGGCGGGCGACCGGGTGGCCTTGCTCATTCCCAACGTCACGGACTTCGCCCGCGCCTACTACGCGGTTCTGGCCCTGGGCGCCGTGGCGGTACCGGTCCACGCGCTGCTCAAGGCGCGCGAGATCTCCTACATCCTGGAGGATTCCGGAGCCAAGCTGCTGATCTGCGCCGCACCACTGCTCGCCGAGGGCGCGTCGGGGGCTACCGCTTCCGGGGTGCCGGTGCTCAGCGTGCTGGCCCCGGAGGAAGCGGGCACCATCCGGCTCGAAGACCTCGCCCGGGAGGCCGAGCCAATTGGGACCTACCTGCCGCGCCGCCCCGAAGACCTGGCCACGATCCTGTACACCTCGGGCACCACCGGCAAGCCCAAGGGTGCGCTGGGCACGCACCTGGCGTTAATCGAGCAAACCCACACCACGTTGCTGAACACCATGGAATTGCGCCGCGGCGACAAGCTCTTCGGCGGGTTGCCGCTGTTCCACACCTTCGGCCAGACCTGCGTGCTCAATACCGGGCTGCGGGTGGGGGCCGAGGTCATGCTGTTGCCCAAATTCACCGCCGAAGGGGCCCTGGAACTGTTGTTGGAGGCTGACATCGACGTCTTCTTCGGGGTGCCCACGATGTATGTGGCTCTGCTCGAAGCGGGCAAGCAGCGCGATGGGATGCCCGAAAAGCTGCGCTACGCCATTTCCGGAGGGGCCTCGCTTCCGGTATCCATCCTCACCGCCTTCGAGCAGCGCTTCGGCGCACGCATCCACGAGGGCTACGGGCTGACCGAGACCTCGCCGGTAGCCTGCTTCAACCATGTAGGCGTCGACCCGCGGCCCGGAACCGTGGGCACCCCGGTCTGGGGCGTGGATGTGGAAATCGCCGATCCTGCCTGCCCCGATGAAATCCGGCTGCTGCCGCGCGGGGAGCTGGGCGAGCTGGTGGTGCGCGGGCACAACTTGTTCTCCGGCTACCTGAACCGGCCCGAGGCCACGGCCGAAGCGGTGGTTGATGGCTGGTTCCGCACCGGGGATCTGGGGACCAAGGACGAGGATGGCTACCTGCGCATCCTGGACCGGACCAAGGACATGATCCTGCGCAACGGCTACAACGTGTACCCGCGCGAAATCGAAGAGGTACTGGTTTCCCATCCGGAGATATCCAATGCCGCCGTGTACGGGGTGCCGCACGAAACCCACGGACAGGAGATTGCCGCTTCGGTGACCCTGGAATCTGGCTCCACGCTGTCAGTCCAGGAGCTGGTGGCGTGGGCCAGCGCGCAGATGGCCGCGTACAAGTACCCGCGGCTCATCGAGATTGTGAAGGAATTCCCGCTGGGCCCCAGCGGTAAGATCCTCAAGCGCGAACTAGTTGCCCAGTTCACTGCCGAGGATGCCTAGAGAACGCTATTCGCCCGCACCGCCGTAGTTCGGGGCGCGACGTTCCAAGAACGCGGATCTGCCTTC comes from Glutamicibacter arilaitensis Re117 and encodes:
- a CDS encoding long-chain-fatty-acid--CoA ligase; this encodes MSVSTSNLTVSVAAILAEGATRYGDLNAITVDGRSTTYEQLWAQARQYAGALQARGIEAGDRVALLIPNVTDFARAYYAVLALGAVAVPVHALLKAREISYILEDSGAKLLICAAPLLAEGASGATASGVPVLSVLAPEEAGTIRLEDLAREAEPIGTYLPRRPEDLATILYTSGTTGKPKGALGTHLALIEQTHTTLLNTMELRRGDKLFGGLPLFHTFGQTCVLNTGLRVGAEVMLLPKFTAEGALELLLEADIDVFFGVPTMYVALLEAGKQRDGMPEKLRYAISGGASLPVSILTAFEQRFGARIHEGYGLTETSPVACFNHVGVDPRPGTVGTPVWGVDVEIADPACPDEIRLLPRGELGELVVRGHNLFSGYLNRPEATAEAVVDGWFRTGDLGTKDEDGYLRILDRTKDMILRNGYNVYPREIEEVLVSHPEISNAAVYGVPHETHGQEIAASVTLESGSTLSVQELVAWASAQMAAYKYPRLIEIVKEFPLGPSGKILKRELVAQFTAEDA
- a CDS encoding GNAT family N-acetyltransferase, with the translated sequence MDTTLERYLRLYDEQLRTEAETSSALSVDKLGPLRLGTFANGRGFITYPRFTGREPQTLAQLAGPALEHFAAQPQISKVEFKTRGHDYAPGLAERLHSLGFVAQETESIMIGPLQALFSDEISPAGVELRRASSADEIEKMCRVVDRAFGEPYDPATTQALVSRMARNDGMELWVAWADGQMAGAGRLEPVAETEFAGLWGGGVLPEYRGRGIYRALVDARARSAAARGIRYVHSDSTEYSRPILERQGLVKVSSTTPYLWKRTATRTALSPATSAKAG
- the fdhD gene encoding formate dehydrogenase accessory sulfurtransferase FdhD, whose product is MGRKIIRRRVIRATRDGGWRPREERLAGEEPLEIRFGYTSYTTSMRTPGDDFDMVAGFLVGEGVIRQADQLVSMRYCAGTDEEGNQTFNVIEVQLGPGATPPDLAAARNVLTSSACGICGTNSIDEVRKKAGFELDSGTGIIELGTLLDLPDTLRESQQLFSSTGGVHAAGLFSATGELLILREDVGRHNAVDKVIGAALRAGMLPLHDAVLQVSGRASFELVQKAAMAGIGLLTAVSAPSSLAVDLAEEAGLTLAAFSRNHSVNIYTHAHRVIKA
- a CDS encoding VOC family protein; protein product: MPAPREPRAEPCWVDLITSDVQGAARFYTKLFGWEVRQEAPSEDEGFAEVYLDGAMVTDFIANDPDSEVDDAWTTYLNVTDVHAAAYATKLHGGKVYLKPIEIPGQGTMAIIGDPAGTGVGLFQAFQSADTAATLAPGTRIWSELHTKHFEAVARFYRIALGWCLSPVSDTDEFRYHTYGQGSEAVAGIFDISSYPDSKSGWRAYFAVQDADATVALAEKLGGTVIHEAHDSYFGRMAVLGDLTGAEFAIIQPSQK
- a CDS encoding FdhF/YdeP family oxidoreductase, yielding MHRSAPKKDINEDDLKVSEPAHAAAGLKAVMVSMERGFSQAGPSRTLRSMLRVNQHDGFDCPGCAWPESITERRKPAEFCENGAKAIAEEASARTVTPEWFAQHSIADLQDKTEYWLGSQGRITSPMIIREGENHYTPISWAQAFSTIGEHVNATTPDKCVFYTSGRTANETAFMYQLLARSLGTNNLPDCSNMCHESSGTALNPTIGIGKGTVSLEDFEHTDLIFVIGQNPGTNHPRMLSALADARKRGARVVAVNPLPEAGFFGFKDPQTVGGMLGKAEPVASDFLQIKVGGDLALFQAFGHLLLEEEKKHPGTVVDHEFIAQVTDGFDAYKDARATLDWEATEEATGLTRTQITEIAMLLAKSKATIICWALGLTQQPHSVPTLKEIINLLLLQGNFGKPGAGACPVRGHSNVQGDRTMGIWEKPTEKLLSALDAEFGIDSPRAHGYDSTEALHAFEKDEVDVFVSMGGNFALANSDTEALEAGMQRAKLTVHISTKPNRSHVVHGKTSLILPTLGRTDKDDKHPGGAQFLSVEDSMSVIKSTRGRLTPVSEHLLAEPVIVARMAQAILGDGHPVDWRAMAEDYDVIRDHIERVLPGFENFNKRVRDKNGFVLPNPPRDTRSFATDIGKGRFTVSEFEALEAPEGHLILQTMRSHDQYNTTFYGLDDRYRGIKDGRRVILINPEDLAETGFADRELVDVISTFAGTERRANRFRLVSYPTAKGCVAAYYPEANALVHRDLVARESNTPGFKAMMVRFVEHTQQPGRTLDS